Genomic segment of Scyliorhinus canicula unplaced genomic scaffold, sScyCan1.1, whole genome shotgun sequence:
ttgagttgatgataagccatgatctgaatgaatggtgcagcaggtctgaagggccaaatggcctcttcctgctcctattttctatgtttctatgtaatcccaTTCCACACTatgagcagatgaatggcttctccccagtgtgaactcgctggtgtgtctgcaggttgtaTAAAcatgtgaatctcttcccacagagggagcaggcgaacggcctctccccagtgtgaattcgctgatgtctcagcaggctggatgaatcaatgaatcccttcccacactgagagcagctgaatggcctctctccagtgtgaactcgctggtgtgcctgcaggtgagataattgagtgaatcccttcccacactgcgagcaggtgaatggtctctctccagtgtgaacgcgctggtgtgcctgcaggttagataaccgagtgaatcccttcccacactgagagcaggtgaatagcctctccccagtctgaactcgctggtgtgcctgcaggttggatgaattaatgaatcccttcccacacacagggcaggtgaatggcctttcaccagtgtgaactcgctggtgtgtctgcagggtggatgaattaatgaatcccttcccacactgggagcaggtgaatggcctctctccagtgtgaactcgctggtgtgtctgcagactggatagctgtgtgaatcccttcccacactgagagcagatgaatggcctctccccagtgtgaattcgctgatgtctcagcagggtggatgaattaatgaatcccttcccacactgagagcaggtgaatggcttcttcccagtgtgaacctgctggtgtttcTGTAGGCTGGATGAATcaacaaatcccttcccacactgagaggtggtgattggcttctccccagtgtgaactcgctggtgtgcctgcaggtgagataactgagtgaatcccttcccacactgagaacaggtgaatggcctcatcccagtatgaattcgctggtgtgcctgcagggCGTATAAATGgctgaatcccttcccgcactgggagcaggtgaacggcctctctccagtgtgactgcggcgatgaatctccagctgagatggggctctgtatctcttcccacagtccccacatttccacggtttctccatgttttgagtctgctcgtgtctctccagattggacaatcagtggaagACTTGTCTACAaacagaacatgtgcactgtctcacctcaactgtgaatggtgtgatgtttttccaGGCTGtctaactggttaaagctctttccacagtcagttgactggaactctctcactcgggtgtgtgttgtgtgggtctcggtgattttccagtcacactgatgtttccacagtcagttcactggaacactctcactcgggtgtgtgttgtgtgggtctcggtgcttttccagtcacattaACGTTgaaaatcttttgaagccgacagatcggacaaacatttctccttctcacgatgatattcagatcagaaTGAATCGAGTGAGTTTGTCATTTCGAAACGTGACGTTTGAGACTTTTGTCTGTAATTCgcctcttccaatatcctttaaaaacaatttacaaaagtcatcattgTTAGTACAAGATAGAAACTCAGAATagacaattctagttcctatggaacattatttcctctctcggtctccaaaagctgtaaatctccgtcccacacactctccctccattctcactctgctgtatctaatattcaccctccctattctccagaaggtgctgattcatgttgattgggctggtttagcacactgggctaaatcgctggcttttaaaaggagaacaaggcaggccagcagcacagttcaattcctgtaccagcctccccgaacaggcaccagaatgtggcgactaggggcttttcacagtaacttcatttgaagccaacaatgagcaattttcatttcatttggcagATGCCTGCTTCTTGATCAGGACACAGAGATTATAATAGgatcaagagtaggccattcggcccactgagtctgctcaaccattcaatgagatccttgaccgatctacctcagcaccattttcaccACACGATCCCCAcatccctcgatatcttcaaaatctagaaacctatcaatatttgcCTTGAACATACCTGACCACTGAGGCTCCACATCCctatggggtagagaattccaaagcttcaccacatcctcgagtgaagaaatcccttctcatctcagctttcacccggaggaaacccacccagtgaaatccggagagcaggattggcttccttttctttccatctctgccaccgctttgcatcatcaataagacattgggactgaaagactaatccagtttgatggacaagttgtctccattctgaacaatggggaacaagctcctcccactcattgaaactccgccccgacaaagatgagaaacgcgcatgcgccctcaTGCACaaccaataaagatggcggccgttaacgtGAGCTGAaatgaggagctgcagctccgctcggtCCAAACTGGGTCGGGTAACTTTTCCCAGGTTTGCGGCTTACAACAGCTTTACACACCGTTTCCGCCCGcccccgcgatctctcgctccctccgtaTTGTTAAACGCCCTTTACGAATTTCGGATCTGAGGGCACAACCCTACTCcttcgccattacccacactgcgc
This window contains:
- the LOC119961205 gene encoding zinc finger protein 229-like — encoded protein: TLLTHQRVHTGERPFTCSQCGKRFNDSSTLLTHQRFHTGERLFTCSQCGKGFTRSSHLLTHQQIHTGERPFTCSQCGKGFSHLYALQAHQRIHTGMRPFTCSQCGKGFTQLSHLQAHQRVHTGEKPITTSQCGKGFVDSSSLQKHQQVHTGKKPFTCSQCGKGFINSSTLLRHQRIHTGERPFICSQCGKGFTQLSSLQTHQRVHTGERPFTCSQCGKGFINSSTLQTHQRVHTGERPFTCPVCGKGFINSSNLQAHQRVQTGERLFTCSQCGKGFTRLSNLQAHQRVHTGERPFTCSQCGKGFTQLSHLQAHQRVHTGERPFSCSQCGKGFIDSSSLLRHQRIHTGERPFA